In Natronococcus sp. AD-5, the genomic window CGGTGCGACGCTTCCTACGTGGCTCCCGCTTGATACGATTCCCGATCAGCTCACGCTGTTCGGCGACGTCTCTCCGGCGTTTCTTCCGTTAGTTGCCCTCTCCGGATTACTGGGTGTGGCGGACAGTTTCCGCGAACCGGCGAGCATGGCGTTGTTTGCCGACGAGGGTACTGACGAAGGCGGTGTTGCGTCGAGCTTCGGCATTCGAGAACTCATTTGGCGACCGGGGAGCGTTATCGCTCCCTTGCTGGGCGGCTGGCTCATGTATGAGGTTGGAATGGCGTCGGTCTTCTACGTCGGCGGTGCGTTCGCACTAACCGGCGTCGGATCGTTCCTCACGGTTCTGGTCTGGTTCCACGGAACAGATGCGCTCACCGAGTGGTGACGCACGGAAGGGCCAATGGATATGTAGAATATTCAAATATTTGGTTGCGCTTCCAAAGCGCTTCGGGGATGCGTGCCTCTGACGCCAATTTTCTCCGTACTTTCTGACCCTCCAATTGAAGGTCGAGTTTCCGACTATATTTATATCTTTGTCAGTTTCACTAAGGGTACGGGACGACTGTACGGGTCCAGCGTAGCAGCCTCAACTGAGGTGCAGAAAAGTAGTTAGGAGAGAAGATGGTGAGTTCCGACTATGAGAGCGGAGACCGAACTGAGCGTCCGCACAGCCTCTTCTGTCCAAGAGGCGATCGACGCGATCGTTCAAGCGTTCGATTACCCCGAACGGCTCTCGGTGGAATACGCCTCTGCTGATGGCAGGAAAGCGACCACGATCGAAATCGAACGGGACGAGAGAATCGAGAAATTCGAACTGGAGTTCCGGGCGAACGAACCGAACGAAAACCCCGTGCTGAAGCGGCTCACCGAAGATCAGTAGTTGCCCTACCGGCCGATATTCCGCGCTCGGTGGTAGTCGAGTCGAAGCTCGCCGGTCGCCGTCTGTTCGACCCGTACGACTCCATCAACCAGGTTCTCTAATGCGGTCATCGTCGGTTCGCTGTGCTCCGTATACTCGACGCTAAAGACCGTGAGACAAGAATGGGACCGCTGGTGTTCGATTACGTTTTCGAGCACGTTACGGACTCCTTCGACAGGAGAGTCGTCGAGAATCGGCGTCAACGATCGAAGGACCACGTGCGTTTTCGGGCACGTTTTGGAGAACGATTCTTCGAGATCCCAGAGAGCGAGCGTGACTTGCGTCAGGTCTCCCGAACGGGGAAGCGAAATAGTGGGATTTTCTTGGTAGAGGGCTTCGAGGTGCTCGTCAGCAGTCGTATCGATAATCCCGAGGCGGTGGTCTGCTGTTGCTGCCACCTGCTGTTCCTGTCGAATCGTCTCTTCCGCAGTGACCGACGAGGTGATAATAACTCGACAGTCTTTCCCGTCTGCGTATCGGTTCGTGATGTGCAGCGGAAGGGCATATTCGGTAAGCGGTGCCGGCTTTGCGATACAGAGCGCTGATCCCTCCGGAACGGTCTCGGGAACCCCTTCTAAATCGATGAGCGCTTCGTTCGTTCGGGTATTCGGCTGAGAGTGATTCATAAATGGTTAAGTCTGTGATTTCATTCGGTAGCGGGCGCTCACAATCCCGTGCTGCGTCACTTCAAGGTGGCGAGCGTTCGTTCAGGATAGTGACGTTCACCGCAGATTCGACATTCAGCGACGAGAACGGAGGACTCCGTTTCGACGTTTATCCCCAGCTTGTGGGGCTCAATCGTTACTTCTCGGAGGTCGCCGCCACACGCCGAACACGGGAGGTCGAATTCTGATGTCATACGTTCACCTCTCCGGCCTCACGCCTTCGGGGATGGTGATCGTCCGAAGCGCGTTCACTATCCAAAACGCGGTGCGATCGAATCGATCACCACCGGCGAATAACGCCCGAACGGGCGTACGAATGAAGTGAGACCGCAGTCGAAGTCAGATTGATATTTTACCCTTGTGGATAAATATGTTTCCCCTGCTCAACGTTTGACGCCGCTACTATTCGTATTTGTGAACGTACTGACCGAAATTACTGGTGCATCTCGGAGAGGGAGTTCCGAACGACGTCCACAGCTGTTTCAGGATCGAATTCACCACGAGTCGCGGAGACTAAACTGATCTCTGCGTCAGAAACCGGAATCCAGACCTGAACGAATCCCTGCGCTCCCGAGAGGTACTCGACTCGTGACACCGGTTTTTGCCAGAGTTCAGCTTCGGTTCCGGTGTACCCAGGATGGATCCCCTGTGGAATTTCGCGCGTCGTTTCCAGCCGAAAGTGCTCGTCTTCTTCGAGAATCTCAGTCACATCGCCCGAAATCACGTGACGTTCCGCCTCCTCGCGGAGGTCCGTTCGGAGCGTTCGCGTGGCGTTTAGGACGAACGTTTCGATGTCTCTCGCCGGGACAAGTTTAGAAACGTCTTCGAAAATCCGTTCCTGCTGATCGAGAGGGGCGGTGATGATCCCGGAGTTGACATCATCTGTTAACGGATTGTGGTAGAATCCGATGTTCGCTCTCGGGCCGCTACCGGGAAGATAGGAATCAGGAATCTACGATGAGTACTCCGAGATCTCCCTCCGCATACTCGTCGTACAGTCGCTGGAGAACCCGCTTGAGTCGGGGCATATCCGATTCCTGCGGTGAGATCGAGATGAGCCAGCGGAGCGTTTTCTGATCGGGATCGTCATCCTTGTAAAAGAAACGATGTTCCTGGTAGTCTTCCAGGGCGATCCACCCGAGGTAGTCAACGGGCCCGTTATTGGCGACGAGCACTTCTTCGGCGTGTCGGGCTCTCGCGTCGGGGTATTGTTCGCACACGACCTCGGTAAACCGTTCCACCTGTATTTCGGGATCGACGTCGAAATCGAGTTGCAGTTCGCTAGTCATGGATGGGCAGTCCGGCGGCTAACGGTTGCGAACAGCTAGAAGCCGGTGGACCTCTCGGTTAACACCGAAGAGTCTATCGTAAAATAGCCATCGATCTCAAACAGATGTGGGATGGGATGCTCGACAGAACTCATTCACTTTTCAGTTCGAGCGTATCGGCAACGATCCGTTCGTGATCAAACCCCATCGAAGGTAGGTTGTCGGAGTCGAATACTTCGACTGCTCGGGCCTCTTCGAGCGGCTGCGGATCTTCATCATTTACCGCCGCACAGCGAAACGCCGCGCTAACATTGCCTCTCGGATCTCGACCGGGTTCGTCGTAGAGCCCGACGAATTGCTCGGCGACGACAGTGAGACCGATCTCTTCAGCAATCTCGCGTTCACAGGCGGTTCGAGCGGTTTCACCTCGCTCGACGAGCCCGCCGGGTAACACCCACTGTCCCGCGTACGGTTCGTGATCGCGTTGTATGAGAACGACCTGGCCGTCTACGAGAACGACGCCGTCGGTAGCTAACACTCGTAGTCGTTCGGGATCCATGTCCGATGGTACGAGTACGACCTCCATCAGATCGAACGCTCAGTAGTCGAATCGCCATGTCTAATTCGACTCGACGCTTCCGCTGATTCACGGAGGATCGAGGGTACGTAGCTACTGAGCAAATCGTTCCAATTCAACCCAGTGCTCTATCGACGTCAACCACCGATCGGGAAATTCTGTTGCCCCGAACCGCGTACCGGCGACCGTTCCTGTGACGGCACCGATCGTATCCGCGTCACTACCTTCGTTGACGGCACCGACGATTGCATCCTTCATATCGTCGCATACCAGCGCGTAACAGAGCGCCGTTCGAACCGTCTCAATGGCGTCGTTCAACAGATTCGGGACATCAATGCGGGAATCTACTGGAAGTTAAATTGCGCTGGTCGAGGTAGCAGGGACCGATGCCCGAAGAAGAACTTTTCAAAACAGAGGAATCACATAGCCGAGCCGAGATCGCGGAAGCACCCGTCTCCGCTGCCGAACAGATCGAGACGGGCTCTGTCCACCTGGACAGTGGCTCGGAGGAACAACGAGTTACGATTCCCGAAAACCCGCTATTCGAAGTCGAACTCGAACGGCTTACGGATTCGGAAACTGGAGGAGCGGTACGAACTAGAATACGAAATTAGGTGGACCGAGTAACATAGTGAAGTCGTTCTCGACTAGCCTGGCCGTCAACGCTTCTACACAGGCCGTTCGGAGCGGACCGATCTCTCCACTTAGTTCAACAGCTTAGAATACGAATCGTTCGACGAGTCGGCCGAGGATTCCGGGACGCTTCGATTCGTGGGTGTGGACGCCGAGTGCGGGGATCTGTACGGCGTCGATGACCTGGTCGCTCATGCTGTCCCGGAGTTCGTGGCTGAGTCGATAGTTTCGGCTCAGCACCAGGAACTCGGCGGACTCTGCGATGGCGATTAGCTCTTCGACCGATCCGTCGGTTTCGACGATCTCCGTCGTGACAGGTGCCGAGCAGAGTTCGACCAACTCGCTGTGGTAGTCGTCGACATCTGCTTGAAATCGATTGCCGCCGAGTCCTCGACGGCGTACACTAGCCTGACCGTCGCACCCAGTTCGCTGGCGAGTGCATCAGCGATGCGGTCCTTCGAGGGATCGCAGAGACTCTGGTCAGTGAGGACCGTGATCTCCGAAACGCCGTCGAACGCACGATCCACGACGAGGAGCACGTCGTGCGGCGCATGCCGGAGGATCCACTCGATCGGACTGCCGATGAACTGGTACCCAAGTCGGCCGGGGTGGCGTTCCAGACTGGAAAAACACGGAACATCAATAATGTATGTTTTGGCGGCGTGACGACACCTTTATTCGAGTCTCCCCGAACCCGCCAGCATGAGCACCGGTGAGCAAACGCGAGAGGAGTCTGTACAGGATACGTCACCACCGGGCGACTCCAGGTCTGGTGAGTCGATTCGAGAAGCCGTCGAGCAATCACGAAGTGGCGCTCCGGCGGCCGGTGCCGTCGTCCGCGACCGGTTT contains:
- a CDS encoding DUF7504 family protein is translated as MNHSQPNTRTNEALIDLEGVPETVPEGSALCIAKPAPLTEYALPLHITNRYADGKDCRVIITSSVTAEETIRQEQQVAATADHRLGIIDTTADEHLEALYQENPTISLPRSGDLTQVTLALWDLEESFSKTCPKTHVVLRSLTPILDDSPVEGVRNVLENVIEHQRSHSCLTVFSVEYTEHSEPTMTALENLVDGVVRVEQTATGELRLDYHRARNIGR
- a CDS encoding NUDIX hydrolase, which translates into the protein MEVVLVPSDMDPERLRVLATDGVVLVDGQVVLIQRDHEPYAGQWVLPGGLVERGETARTACEREIAEEIGLTVVAEQFVGLYDEPGRDPRGNVSAAFRCAAVNDEDPQPLEEARAVEVFDSDNLPSMGFDHERIVADTLELKSE
- a CDS encoding ADP-ribosylglycohydrolase family protein yields the protein MNDAIETVRTALCYALVCDDMKDAIVGAVNEGSDADTIGAVTGTVAGTRFGATEFPDRWLTSIEHWVELERFAQ
- a CDS encoding amphi-Trp domain-containing protein, which translates into the protein MPEEELFKTEESHSRAEIAEAPVSAAEQIETGSVHLDSGSEEQRVTIPENPLFEVELERLTDSETGGAVRTRIRN